A genomic segment from Gilvibacter sp. SZ-19 encodes:
- a CDS encoding cytochrome c oxidase subunit II, whose protein sequence is MTAFLYLVVIILFAVSIWQMSKILSMSKAGEDSSTSQIANDKDNKINGKLMLGFVIFIYVLAFISFYKWSDVLLPDSASEHGVDIDQLWLISMIIIFIVGIITQWLLHYFAFKYSGKKGQRATFYADNDRLEFIWTIIPVIVLAGLIIYGLFTWSDIMNVDTEDDPLVIELYAYQFDWRARYAGDDNILGDANVRLIEGVNQLGLDASDPDAQDDIIVNELHLPAGRKILFKMRSQDVLHSAYMPHFRAQMNCVPGMVTQFSFTPTKTTEEMRLDDEIIAKVEHINAIRNEKNVARAAEGLEPLELYEFDYLLLCNKICGNTHYNMQMKIVVETEEEFNEWLSKQDNFATTMKN, encoded by the coding sequence ATGACCGCATTTTTATACTTAGTAGTAATCATCCTTTTCGCTGTCAGTATTTGGCAGATGAGCAAGATCCTATCCATGTCTAAAGCTGGAGAGGACAGTAGCACTTCTCAGATTGCCAATGACAAGGACAACAAGATCAACGGAAAACTAATGTTGGGCTTTGTTATCTTTATTTATGTACTGGCATTCATCTCTTTCTACAAATGGTCGGATGTATTGCTTCCGGATTCAGCCTCTGAGCACGGAGTAGACATTGATCAGTTGTGGTTGATCTCTATGATCATCATCTTTATTGTAGGGATAATCACCCAGTGGTTATTGCACTACTTTGCCTTTAAGTACAGTGGCAAGAAAGGACAACGCGCTACTTTTTATGCAGACAATGATCGTCTGGAGTTTATTTGGACCATCATTCCAGTTATCGTATTGGCGGGACTGATCATCTACGGATTGTTTACTTGGTCAGACATTATGAATGTCGACACCGAGGACGACCCATTGGTGATCGAGCTTTACGCTTACCAGTTTGACTGGCGTGCCCGTTACGCTGGCGATGACAACATCTTAGGAGACGCTAACGTTCGCCTTATCGAAGGTGTTAACCAATTAGGTCTTGACGCTTCTGATCCAGATGCACAAGATGATATTATCGTTAATGAATTACACCTGCCAGCAGGCAGAAAGATCCTCTTTAAAATGCGTTCTCAGGACGTGTTACACTCGGCCTATATGCCGCATTTTAGAGCTCAAATGAACTGTGTGCCTGGAATGGTAACTCAGTTTTCGTTTACTCCTACCAAGACCACCGAGGAGATGCGTTTAGACGATGAAATCATTGCGAAGGTTGAGCATATCAACGCTATTCGCAATGAAAAGAACGTAGCTCGCGCAGCCGAAGGTTTAGAGCCTTTAGAGTTGTATGAGTTTGATTATTTATTGCTATGTAACAAGATCTGTGGTAACACGCATTACAACATGCAGATGAAGATTGTTGTGGAGACGGAAGAAGAATTCAACGAATGGCTTTCGAAACAGGACAATTTCGCCACAACTATGAAAAATTAA